In the Nocardioides marmotae genome, TCGAGCTTCCCCTCCATGGCCCGCAGGTGCTCGCGGGAGCAGGTCTCGCAGTAGACGCGGGCGCGGCCGCGCTCGACGGCGGTCGTCCAGGTCAGGGTGCGCGCCGGGTCGGACTCCTGGCGCCCGCACCACCCGCACGTCCGCGTGGTCTCCGGGGTCTCCACCCGCCCGAGCCTAGGACGTCGACCCCATGCGGCGGGACCGAGCGGGACGGAGCCGCGCCGGCCGCAGACGCCGAGGAGCCCGGCACCACTCACGTGGTGCCGGGCTCCCCTGTGCATCACCCGCGATCAGGGTGAGGTCGGTTCCGCCTCAGAGGGCGCGGGCCAGGGCGAGGCGTGCCTGCTGCGCGGCTCGCTCGGCCTTGCGGCTCAGGCGGCGGGCACGGGCCAGCTCGTGGCCGCGGCGGGACTGTTGCGCCTCTCCCAGGCGCGCGGACATTTGTGCGCGGGCCAGGTTTTCGTTCATGAGATTCATGTCGGTGCTCCGGTGGGTCTCGGTGGTCATGTGAGGTCGGTCCTTGATCTGGTCAGGCGCGCTCAGAGCGCTCGGGCGAGGGCGGTCCGGGCCTGCTGCGCGGCCGTCTCGGCCTTGCGGTGCATCCGGATGGAGCGGGCCAGCTGGTGGGACCGGCGAGCCTTCTCCGCCTCTCCGAGGCGCGCACTCATCTGCGCGCGGGCGATGTCTACGTGGAGGTGGTTCATCGCGACGTCCTTGTCGTGAGGGATGGTGCTGCGGGATGGATGGGTGGTGCTGCTGGTGCTGCGGGGGCCACCGGTCAGGCGGCGTCGGTCTTGCGCGGACGGCCGCGGGGCCGCTTGCGGGGGATCACCACTCCTTGGAGGAAGAGCTGTCCGCCCCAGACACCCCAGGGCTCCCGGCGGTCGAGCGCCCCGTCGAGGCACAGGGCCTGGACCGGGCACTCCTGGCAGAGGGCCTTGGCGTGCTCCACGTCGGACGGGGACTCGGCGAACCACAGCTCGGGGTTGTTGGCCCGGCAGGGCAGCAGCTCGTCGTCGACCTGGGCCGCTCGGTCGTGCAGGGAGCCGAGGGTGGACTCCGCTGCGGGACTGCGGTCGAGAACGCTGATGGTCATGTTTCACCTCCTCGTTTTCCTTGATCGCGGGTGTGCGGGAAACAGAAAGGCCGCGGATCCCGGGTGTCGGGTTCCGCGGCCTGGAGGCGCCGGTGCTGAGTGGTCTCAGCAGATCGGTGGTCTCCAGGCAGTGGTACCCGGGAAGTAGGCGGGGGTGGCGGCGTCGCGCTTGATGGCGGTGGTCGCGCCGAGGACGGTCAGGGTCGCCGGACGGACGGAGCCCTCCTGGCGATCGCGCACGATGACCGCGGCCGGGATCCAGGCGCGGATCGAGGCAGGGATCGAGGCGTGGCCGCACGTGGGCATGGCGAAGCCGGACGGGGTCTGAGCCGTCGTCGTCGGGTTCACGAAGCTGATCATCGGGGCCACCTCCTTCGATGTGCGGGCGCCGGTCGGGTCAGGACCGTGATGCGCATGACTGATAGCGGGAAATTTAGCCCCCTGCCTCGGTAAGGGGCAAACCATTTAATGGTCATTTCTCCGATTTCTTTTTCAAGCGCCGCCCGCGGACCGCCTGGGCCGCCGCTGCGCCCTCGGGGAGATCTCGGCGCTGACCTGCGCAGACACCTACCCGACGAGCTCGAGCACGTCCTCGCCGTACTTCTCGACCTTCGACCGGCCTATACCACTGATCCGCAGCATCGCCTCGGGCGTGCGCGGCTTGTGCTCGGCGATGAGCTGGAGGGTGGCGTCGGTGAAGACGACGAACGCCGGGACCGACTCGGTGTCGGCGCGCTCCTTGCGCCAGGTGCGCAGCCGCTCGAAGAGCTCCTCGTCGTACGACGCCGGGCAGTCGTGGCAGCGGCCGCGCTTCTTCTCGACCGCCGAGGTCAGCGGCTTGCCGCACTCGCGGCAGCCGGCGACCTTGCGCCGCCGCGGCCCGTCCTGGGGCCGGGTGTCCTCGGGCAGCAACGGGTCGAGGAACCGAGAGGGCCGGCGCGACGCGCGGCCGCCGGGGTTGCGGGCCGCCGCCCAGGACAGGGCGAGGTCGAGCCGGGCGCGGGTCATCCCGACGTAGAGCAGCCGGCGCTCCTCCTCCACCGCCAGCGGGGTGTCGGCGTACGTGATCGGCAGCGTGCCGTCCTGGAGGCCGCACAGGAACACCGAGTCCCACTCCAGGCCCTTGGCGGCGTGGAAGGTGGCGAGCGTGACGCCCTCGGCGACCGGCGCGTGCTGCTCGGCGGCCCGGCGGTCGAGGTCGTCGACGAACGCCTCGAGGTCTCCCCCGCCGGACTCGAACTCGCTGGCCTGGTCGACGAGCGCCTGCCAGGACTCCCACCGGTCCCGCGTCTGGCCGCGGGCGGCCGGCGCCTCGGCGGTCCAGCCCATCCCGGCGAGCGTCGCGGTCACGGTGTCGACGACGCCGACGCCCTCGCCGGAGCGGGCGGCGCCGCGGATCCGGGTGACCGCCTCGCGGACCTCCGGTCGGTCGAAGAACCGGCTGGCGCCGCGGACGACGTAGGGGATGCGGCGCGCGGACAGCGCCTCCTCGAAGGCCTCGGAGAGAGCGTTGATGCGGAAGAGGATGGCGATCTCGCCGAGCGGGCGGCCGGCGTCGCGGAGCTTGAGGATCCGCGCGGCGACCTCCTCGGCCTCCGCGACCTCGTCGGGGCGCGCCTGGTAGGTCACCGGCGGGCCGGCCGGGCGCTGGGCGCGCAGGTCGACGCCCTGGCTGGGGGTGCCGGCCAGCAGCGTGTTCGCGGCCTCGACCACCTGGGGGGTCGAGCGGTAGTTGCGGACCAGCTCGACCGAGGTGGTCCCGGGGTGGCGCTTGGGGAAGTCGCGCAGGTAGTCGGCGTTGGCGCCGGCGAAGGAGTAGATCGTCTGGGCGGGGTCGCCGACCACGCAGATCTCGTTGCGGCCACCGAGCCAGAGGTCGAGCAGCGCCGACTGGAGCGGCGAGACGTCCTGGAACTCGTCGACGACGAACCACTTGTACTGCCGGCGGACCTGCGCGGCCACCCGCTCGTCCTCGGCGAGCATGCCGGCGGTCAGCAGGAGGATGTCCTCCATGTCCATCCGGCCGGCCTCGCGCTTGGCGTCCTCGTAGCTGCCGAAGACCCGGCCGACCGTGCCGGGGTCGAGGTTGGTGACGCTGCGCCCGCGCTCAGGGGCGACCCGGGCGTAGTCGTCGGGGTGGACGTTGCTGACCTTGGCCCACTCCACCTCCGAGGCCAGGTCGCGCAGCAGCGCCTGGTCCGCCGAGATCCGCTGCCGCCGCGCGGCCGAGGCCAGCAGCCCGATCTTGGACTCGATCAGCTGCGGCAGCTCGGTGCCGTGGACGTGCGGCCAGAAGTACCGCAGCTGCCGCAGCGCCGCGGAGTGGAACGTGCGCGCCTGGACGCCGCCGGCCCCGAGCGTGCGCAGCCGGCCGCGCATCTCGCCGGCCGCGCGGGTGGTGAAGGTGACCGCCAGGACCTCGGTCGGGGCGTAGACGCCGGTCGCGACGCCGTACGCGATGCGGTGGGTGATCGCGCGGGTCTTGCCGGTGCCGGCGCCGGCCAGCACGCGGACCGGCCCGCGCAGCGCCTCCGCGACCGTGCGCTGCTCCGGGTCGAGCGCGGCGAGCAGGTCCTCGGGGCGGGTCATGCGGGGGAACATCTCCTGGTGCCGGATGGTTTGATCGGTACGGTTCCAGACCCTAGACGCCGGAGGCGACAGTCCAGATGAGCGGCCAGTTCACGATGTACACGACCCCCTGGTGCGGTTACTGCCACCGCCTCAAGAGCCAGCTGGACCGCGAGGGGATCACCTACGACATCGTCGACATCGAGCAGTCCCCCGACGCCGTCCAGATCGTGGAGTCGGCCAACGACGGCAACCAGACGGTGCCGACCCTCGTCTACGCCGACGGCACCGCCCAGACCAACCCCTCGCTCGCGCAGGTCAAGGAGAAGCTGGCCGCGCTGGCCTGATCCTCCCCGCCCGGCCCACCGGGCTTGTAACGCGACGTTCGCCGCTGTTGATGCACGCTGCAACGTGCAGGAACAGCGGCGAACCATGCGTTACATGGGCCGCGGCCGGTCACCACTGGCCGGGCAGCGTCCCGCCGTACCAGTGCTCGATCAGCGAACGGCTGATCGAGACGCCGCCGGGGAGCACGAGCTGGCCGGACTCCGCCTGCTCGCGCATCTCGGCGCGAGTGAACCAGCGGGCGTCCTCGATCTCGACCTCGTCGACGGTGATCTCGGTCGAGGTGGCGCGGGCGACGAAGCCCACCATCAGGCTGGCCGGCAGCGGCCACGGCTGGCTGGAGAAGTACGACACCTCGCCGACCGCCACGCCGGTCTCCTCGGCGACCTCGCGGCGCACGGCGTCCTCGAGGGTCTCGCCGGGCTCGCAGAAGCCGGCCAGCGTGGAGTAGCGCCCGGGCGGCCACACCGCCTGCCGGCCGAGCAGGCAGCGCTCGTCCTCCGCACCCGGCTCGCCCGAGGTGACGACCATGATCACCGCGGGGTCGGTGCGCGGGAACTGCGCCTTGCCGCACTGGGTGCACACCAGCTCGTGGCCGGCCGCGGTGGCCTCGAGGCGGCCGCCGCAGCGGGGGCAGAAGCGCGTCGCGAAGTGCCACTCGGCCAGGCCGAGCGCGTGCAGGACCAGCGGCGCGACCGTGACGTTGTCGTCGGAGAGCGACGGCAGCAGGCCGCGCAGCGGGAGCCACGAGGCGTCCCCCTTCGCCTCCTCGGGGCCGGTGACGACCGCGAACCAGGCCCGTCCCTCCCGCTCCCCCAGCAGCACGCGCAGGCCCTCGGGCGCCTCCGAGGGCGCGACCCACTCGATCCGGCCATCGACCGGCTGCACGCGGGTCCCGGAGACGACCAGCACCCGGCTCGACTCGTCGGCCCACCGCTCGGCGAGCCACGCGTCGTCCTTGCGGTGCACCGCGAGGCGGTCGTGCGGGTCCTGGGCGAGCCTGAGGTGCGGAGCGGTCACGTCCGGAGGCTAGACCGACACCCCTGAGCCCCGAGGACCACCCGCGTCCCCACGGCCGGCAGGGTCCCGGACTATCCGGCCGCGCCGCGACGTTGGACCGGGCATGAGGACCTACGACGCCGTGGTGGTGGGAGCCGGGCAGGCGGGGCTGTCGGCCTCCTACCACCTGCGGCGCCTCGGCCTGGACCACGTCGTCCTGGACGCCGACGCCGCCCCGGGTGGCGCCTGGCAGCACCGGTGGGACTCCCTGACCATGCACGACGTCCACGGGGTCGCCGCGCTGCCGGACTCCGTGCCGCCGGTGGACGGGTCGGGCCGGGCCAACGTCGTGGTGCCGGCGTACTTCGCTGCCTACGAGCGGGCCCACGACCTCCCCGTCGTCCGGCCGGTCGCGGTGGACCGGGTCGAGGACGGTCCCGGGGGGCTGCTCGTGGTCCGGGCCGGCGACCGGTCCTGGACCACGCGGACGCTGGTCAACGCGACCGGGACCTGGCGCCAGCCGTTCGTGCCGCACTACCCCGGCGTCGAGACGTTCGCCGGCGAGCAGTGGCACACCGTCGGCTTCCCGGGCGCGGAGCACTTCCGGGGCACCCGGGTGGTCGTGGTCGGCGGCGGCGCCTCGGCCGTGCAGCACCTCGGCGAGCTCGCGCCGGTCACCGAGACCCTGTGGGTCACCCGCCGGGAGCCGGTCTGGCGCACCGACGACTTCACCTCCGACCGCGGGCGCGAGGCCGTCGCCCTGGTCGAGGAGCGGGTACGCCGCGGCCTGCCGCCCACCAGCGTGGTCAGCGTGACCGGGCTGGCGCTGCGGCCCCAGGAGCACGAGGCGGCCCGGCTCGGCGCCTATCGGCGGCACCCGATGTTCCGCGCGGTCGAGCCCGGCGGCGTACGCATGCCCGACGGGTCCTTCGAGCCCGCCGGCGCGATCCTGTGGGCCACCGGCTTCCGGCCGGCCGTGGCCCACCTGGCGCCGCTGCGCCTGCGCTCCGAGCACGGCGGGATCACCCTGGACGGCACCAGCGCCGTGGCCGACCCGCGGGTGCAGCTGGTCGGCTACGGCCCCTCGGCGAGCACCATCGGCGCCAACCGGGCCGGCCGCGCCGCCGCCCGCGCCGTGCAACGCCACCTGGCGGGCACGAGCACGGACACGGCTCAGACCCGCAGCAGCGCCGCCAGCTCCTGACGATCCGGCAGGTGGGCCGGCTCGACGATCCGCCCGCTGCGCACGAAGTAGAACGCGGCGCGCACCCGCTCCAGGGGCAGGTCGTGCAGCTCGGCCCAGGCCTGGCGGTAGATCGCCAGCTGGAGGGCGTCGGCCTCGCCGGAGCGGCCGGTCTTCCAGTCGACCACGAGGTAGCCCTCCCCCGCCTCGGTGTCCTCGCGGTAGACCGCGTCGATCCGACCGCGCACCACCTGGCCGTCGACCACGAGCGCGAACGCCGGCTCGACCGCGACCGGCACCCGGTCGGCGAACGGACCCTCCTCGAACCGCGCGATCAGCTCCTGGAGGTCGGCGTCGTCGTCGATGTCGACGTCCGCGCGGCCGGGCAGCTCGTCGGGGTCGATGAGCAACTGCTGGCCGAACCGGGCCTCGACCCAGGCGTGGAAGCGGGTGCCGAAGCGGGCCGCCGAGGAGGGCTGGCGCGGCATCGGCCGGGCCAGGTCGCGGGCGAGCGCGTCGGGGTCGTCGCGCAGCCGGGCGAGCGAGGTCGCCGAGAGGCTGCTGGGCAGCTCGACCTCCACGTGCGGTGACCGGTCGCGGCGGGCCTCCTCGAGCAGCCGGGCGATCTCGTCGTCCCACTGCTGGACCCGCTCGAGCTCGAGGACGTCCTCGATCCCGTCCTCGATGCCGCCGGCCAGCTCGGCGTCGGTGACCGGGTCGGCCTCCCGCACCCGGCGCGCGGCCTCGATGCGCCGCTCGACCTCGGCGGTGCGGTGCGAGATGGGCCAGGGCAGGTCCGGCGAGCGGTCGGCGTACGGGCTCTCCTCGCCCTTGACCGCGCAGTCGGCCCAGCGGTCCGGCTCGGCGCCCCAGGTCGCCATCGCCTCCCGCGTCGCGCACAGGTACGCCGAGGGGCCCAGCCCGCTCTTGAGGTGCGGGGCCCAGCGCCAGGCCGAGACCCACAGCGAGTGCCGGGCGCGGGTCCACGCGACGTACCCCAGCCGCAGCTCCTCGAGCGCCTCGTGGGCCTTGACGGCCTCGCCGAGCGCCTTGAGGTCCTCGGGCGCGTGCCCGGCCAGCTGCGGCAGGTCGCGGGCGTCGCCGCGCAGGGCGGTCGGCATCACGAACGGCACGGTCAGCCAGCTGGACCGGGTGCGGTTGGTGGGGAACTTCCGCTCGGTGACGCCGACGAGGAAGACCGCGTCCCACTCCAGGCCCTTGGCGCGGTGGACGGTGAGCAGCTTGACCGAGTCGGCCTCCGACGGGGTGGCCACGTCGAGGCCCTGACCGAACTCGTCCTCGGCCTCCAGCCAGGCCAGCAGGGCGGCCAGGGTGACCTGGCCGTCGACGGCCTGGAACTCCGCGACCGCCTGGACGAACAGGTCGAGGTTGTCGCGGCGGGCGGCGGCCGCGGGGCTCACCGAGGACGCCAGCTCGACGTCGATGCCGGTGATCTCCACGATGCGCCGCACCAGGTCGAGGATCGGCTCGCCGACCGCGGCCCGCAGTCGGCGCAGCTCGGCTGCCAGCAGCGTGAACCGCTCGCGCGCCTCGGTGGAGTACTCCAGGTCGCCCGGGTCCTCCAGGGCGTCGCACAGCGAGGGGATCTCGGTCGGGTCGGCGCCCTCGACGGCGGCCGCGAGCTGGGCCCGGACGTCGTCGAACGCGGTGGCCCCCGACGTGTCGCCGGCGAGCTCGCGAGCGCGCCGGCCCAGCAGGGCCAGGTCGCGCGGGCCGATCGCCCACCGCGGCCCCGCGAGCAGCGTCAGCAGCGCGGCGTTAGCGGTGACGTCCTGCACCAGGGTCAGCGTGGCGACGACCTCGGAGACCTCGGGCAGGCGCAGCAGCCCCTTCAGGCCGACGATCTCGACCGGCACCTCGCGCGCGCTCAGGGCGTCGAAGACCGCCGCGGCGTGCGCGTTGTCGCGGGTGAGGACGCCGATCTCCTTCCAGCACGGGCCGTCCTTGGTCGCCGACAGCGCGGCGTGGGTCTCCAGGACGCGGTCGCCGAGCCAGGCCAGCTCGTCGTCCCAGGTCTCGTGCACGACCGCCCGGACCTCGCCGGGGTCGGCCCCCGGCTTGGCCTCCAGCGGCAGCAGGTCGGGCCGGCTGGCGTAGAGCTCCTCGGCCAGGTGGTTGGCGGTGGCGAGGATGCGGGCGTCGGAGCGCCGGTTGACGGTCAGCGGGTACGTCGTGCCGGGCACGCCGACCGCGGTCGGGAACTCCCGGGTGAACTCCAGGATGTTCGACACCGACGCGCCGCGCCAGCCGTAGATCGCCTGGTTCGGGTCGCCGACCGCCATCACCGGGTGCCCGCGGCCGGCCTCGGCCTCGGGGCCGGAGAACAGCCGGCGCAGCATCAGCGCCTGGGCGACCGAGGTGTCCTGGTACTCGTCGAGCAGGACGACGCGGTACTTCGCCCGCTCGCTGCGGCCCACCTCGGGGCACTCCTCCGCGAGCCGGGCCGCGAGCGCGATCTGGTCGGAGAAGTCCATCAGCCCGTGGTGCCGCTTCAGGGACCGGTAGGCCTCCACGAGGCCGAGCAGCTCGGCGCGCTTGTCGATGGCGGTGATGGCCTTCTCGTTCATCGCCCGGTAGGTCTTGCGGTGCTCGGTGGCCATCCCCTCGACCAGCAGCGGGCGCAGCCGCTCGTCGTGCGCGCGGACCTCGGCCGGGCCGACGAGGTGCTCGCTCATCTCACCGTCGAGCGCGAGGAGGTACTGCACGACGTGGCGCGGGGAGTCGGTGAGCTGCTCCACGGGGGCGGCGTAGCGCTGCACCGCCCGCGCGGCGAGCTGGAAGCGGCTCGCGTCGGCGATCAGGCGGGTGTCCGGCTCGTGCCCGATCCGCAGGCCGTGCTCGGTGAGCAGCGCCGAGGCATAGGAGTGGTACGTCGCCACCGTCGGCTCCTCGACCTCCTCCTCCTCACCGTCCGGGCCCGGGGCGCGGGTGCCCCGCTCGGGCAGCAGCCCGGCCTGGCGCAGGCTCTCGCGGATGCGGGTCTGGAGCTCGGCGGTGGCCTTGGTGGTGAAGGTCAGGCCGAGGATCTCCCCGGGCGCGACCCGGCCGGTGGCCACCAGCCACACGACGCGGGCGGCCATGACCGTGGTCTTGCCGGACCCGGCGCCGGCGATGACGACCGCGGGCTCGAGCGGCGCGGTGACCGCGGCGAACTGCTGGTCGCTGAAGGTCCAGTCGACGCCCATCAGCGCACGCAGCTGCTCGGGGGTCGTGATGTCGCGGACCTCCGCGCGGCCGGGCATGGTCGAGGTCATGAGAGCACCGTCCCTGAGGCCTTGGTGGGGCAGATCGCGGTGAAGGCGCAGCGCTCGCAGTGCGAGCCCGGACGGGCCACGAACTCCTCGGCCCGCAGCGCGGAGGCGGCGCTCGCGAGCTGCTCCTCGACCAGGCGGGGGCCGTCGCCGGCGGCCGGCGGCTGGTGCTGCACCTTGGGCAGCACCTCCCCGAGCCGCAGCTGGACGAGCTCGGCGCCACCGGAGACGCCGACGCCCTCGACCCCGGCCTCGCGCAGGTGCTCGTCGGCGGCGCCGTGGTCGACGGCGAGCTGGTAGAGCCCGAGCTGGGAGTGGCGCTGCACCTCCGGCCCGGTCGGGGCGTACTTGCCGGTCTTGAGGTCCACGACCACCACCCGGCCCTCCTCGTCGAGCTCGAGGCGGTCGGCGTACCCGTGGAGGCGGACGACCTGGCCGTCGGGCAGCTGCACCTCGGCGCGGATCCGCGGCTCGACGGCGAGCACCGTGCGCGCCCCGGGGCGGCGGTGCCAGGTCAGGAAGCGCTCCAGGGCCGCGGCGACGGCCTCGCGCTCGCGGGCGCGTGACCAGGGGGTGCGGAACTCCATCCGGCCCCACACCTCGTCGACCAGCGGCATCAGGTCCCGCTCGACCTCGACCTCCTCGGCCGGGACCCCGAGGGAGCCCGCGGCGAGCCGCTCGGCGACGGCGTGGACGACCTTGCCGAAGCCCTGGCCGGTGGAGCTGACCACCTCACCGCCCGCCTCCCGCTGGAGGAACCACTGCGCCGGGCAGGTCAGCAGCCCGTCGAGGGCGCTGGCCGAGAGGGTGAGCGGCTCCTCGGCCGGGCGGACCGGTCGGTCGGACCGGGTCGGCGCGCGCAGGCCCCACCACGTGGCGGGGTCGGCCTGCGGGGCGACCGGGCGGCCGTGGACGTCGAGCTCGGCGAGCAGCCGCAGCCGGCGGGCCGCGGCCCGGCGCAGCGCCTCGGGCTCGCCCGGGTCGGCCACCGTGCGCCGCAGCTCGGAGACCAGGCCGGCCATCGACAGCGGCCGGCGCGGGCGGCCGACGCGGTGGACCGGCTCGCGGCCGAGCTCGGTGAGGAAGCGGGAGGGCTGCTCGCCCTCGTCGTCGGAGGACCGGACCGCGGTCACGACCAGGCGCTGCTTGGCGCGGGTGGCCGCGACGTAGAACAGCCGGCGCTCCTCGGCCAGCATCGCGGCGCGGGTCAGCGGTGGCAGCAGCCCGTCGCGGTCGATCCGGTCGGCCTGGAGCAGGGAGTCGCGGCGCCGCAGGTCGGGCCAGGCGCCCTCCTGGACGTGGGCGACGACCACGAGCCGCCACTCCAGGCCCTTGGAGCGGTGCGCGGTGAGCAGCCGGACGGCGTCGCCGCGCACGCCCCGGTCGGCGAGGGTGTCGGCCGGGATCTCCTGGGCGCGCAGCGTCTCCAGGAAGCTGCGCACGCTGCGGTGCCCCTGCTGCTCCTCGGTGCGCGCGGCGACCTCGAAGAGGGCGCACAGGGCGTCGAGGTCGCGGTGGGCCAGGCGGGCGCCCTGCCCGCCGGTGGCGGTGGCCTGGCGCAGCCGGCGGCCCCAGTCGGTGCCGTCCCAGAGCAGCCAGAGCACCTCCTCGGCGGTCGCGCCGCCGGCGAGGGCCGCGCGGGCCCGCGCGAGCAGGTCGGCGAGGCGCAGGGCGCGGCGGGCGGGCTCGCCGGTGATCCCGGCGAGGGCGGCGGGCTCGAGCACGGCCCGGCGCACCAGCTCACGCGCCGGGGTGCCCGGCGAGGCGGCCCGCAGCGCCCGGGTGAGCGCCCGGACGTCGGTGGCGTCCAGGCCGCCCAGGGGCGAGGTCAGCAGCGCCTCGGCCCGGTCGGCGCCGACGTGGTCCTCGTCGGCCGGGTCCTCGACGTCGGCGTCGACCACCACCGCGAGGGCCGAGAGCAGCGGCAGGACCGCCGGCTCGCGCACCAGCGGCGTCTCGTCCGCGGCCACCTCGACCGGTACGCCGGCGGCGCTCAGCGAGCGGCGCAGGCCCGGGATCGACGCGCGGCCCGAGCGCACCAGGACGGCCATCTCCGACCAGGGCACGCCGTCCTCGAGGTGGGCGCGGCGCAGCAGATCCGCGGTGTGCTCGGTCTCGGCGCGGTGGGTGTCGAAGGTCAGCACCTCGACGCTGCCGGGGCCGTAGGTGTTGTCGGCGGGCACCGGGTTGCGGAACGCGGCGTACTGCTCCAGCGGGATCGACCCGGTGACGCCGATCGAGGCCGCGATCGAGCGCGAGGCGCGCAGCAGGCGCGAGCCGAAGCGCCGGGTGGTGCCGAGCGCGACCACCGGGGCCGGCTCGCCGGTGATCGTCGGGAACTCGCGGGGGAAGTCGAGGATCCCGCGGACGTCGGCGCCGCGGAAGCCGTAGATGGACTGGTCGGGGTCGCCCACCACCGTCAGGTCGCGCCCGTCGCCGGCGATCGCGCGCAGCAGCGCGACCTGGCTGGGGTCGGTGTCCTGGTACTCATCGACGAAGACGTGCCGCAGCTGGGCGCGGAGCTCGTCGCGGTGGACGTTGGCCTCGATGACCGCGCGCGCGACGAGGTCGGGGTAGTCGATCGCGGACTGGTCGCCGAGCACGTCGAGGTACTGCTCGAGGAAGAGCCCGGCCGCCTCCAGCTCCGGCACGCCCTCGGCCCGCCCGAGGGTGGCGAGGTCGGCCGGGTCCAGCCCGCGCTCGCGGGCCCGGGCGAGCACCGAGTGGACCTCGCGGGCGAACCCGCGGGTGCCGACGGCGGCGCGCAGGTGGTCGGGCCAACGCACCGACTCCGGGGCGTCGGTGAGCAGCTCCTGGAGCACGACGTCCTGCTCGGGGGCGGAGAGCAGGCGCAGGGGTGCGGCGTACAGCTCCGCCGGCGCGTAGCGCCGCACCAGCGCGTAGGCGAAGGAGTGGAACGTCGAGGACAGGCCGGTGGCCATGGTGCGGCCCAGCCGCGCGGTCACCCGGTCGCGCAGCTGCTCGGCGGCCTTGCGGGAGAAGGTCAGCGCCAGCACCTCGTCGGGCCGCGCGCCCTCCTCGACCCGGCGCACGATCGCCTCGACCAGCGTGGTGGTCTTGCCGGTGCCCGGCCCGGCCAGCACCAGCAGCGGCCCGCCCGGGTGGTCGACGACGCGCTGCTGGTGCTCGTCGAGGACCGGGACGGAGCCGGCCACCGGGCGGCGCGCGAGGCGGTACGTCGTGCCGCTGCTCCTCGGTGCCTGCGGGGCGGCGGTGGCGGTCATGGACCCATCACAACATCGAGCACCGACACCCCGTGGCAGGACCTGCCAGGATGCGGCCGTGAGCACCCGCACCGTCGCGATCCTGGCCTTCGACGACATGGAGGTCCTCGACTTCGCCGGCCCCTACGAGGTCTTCAACGTCGCCGGCGAGCTCGGCGAGGGCCGCCCCTTCGAGGTCGTCACCGTCGGGCTGACCGGCGAGCCTGCGGTCGGCCGGGGCGGCTTCACCGTGCTCCCCGACCACCGCCTCGACGACTGCCCGCCGGTCGACGTGCTCGTCGTCCCGGGCGGCGCCGGCACCCGGCGGCTGCTCGACGACGAGCACCTGGCCACCTTCCTCCGCGAGCGGTACGACGCCGTGGAGCTGCTGATGTCGGTGTGCACCGGCTCGATGCTGCTCGCCCGGGCCGGCCTGCTCGCGGGGC is a window encoding:
- a CDS encoding ATP-dependent DNA helicase UvrD2, translated to MTRPEDLLAALDPEQRTVAEALRGPVRVLAGAGTGKTRAITHRIAYGVATGVYAPTEVLAVTFTTRAAGEMRGRLRTLGAGGVQARTFHSAALRQLRYFWPHVHGTELPQLIESKIGLLASAARRQRISADQALLRDLASEVEWAKVSNVHPDDYARVAPERGRSVTNLDPGTVGRVFGSYEDAKREAGRMDMEDILLLTAGMLAEDERVAAQVRRQYKWFVVDEFQDVSPLQSALLDLWLGGRNEICVVGDPAQTIYSFAGANADYLRDFPKRHPGTTSVELVRNYRSTPQVVEAANTLLAGTPSQGVDLRAQRPAGPPVTYQARPDEVAEAEEVAARILKLRDAGRPLGEIAILFRINALSEAFEEALSARRIPYVVRGASRFFDRPEVREAVTRIRGAARSGEGVGVVDTVTATLAGMGWTAEAPAARGQTRDRWESWQALVDQASEFESGGGDLEAFVDDLDRRAAEQHAPVAEGVTLATFHAAKGLEWDSVFLCGLQDGTLPITYADTPLAVEEERRLLYVGMTRARLDLALSWAAARNPGGRASRRPSRFLDPLLPEDTRPQDGPRRRKVAGCRECGKPLTSAVEKKRGRCHDCPASYDEELFERLRTWRKERADTESVPAFVVFTDATLQLIAEHKPRTPEAMLRISGIGRSKVEKYGEDVLELVG
- the nudC gene encoding NAD(+) diphosphatase, encoding MTAPHLRLAQDPHDRLAVHRKDDAWLAERWADESSRVLVVSGTRVQPVDGRIEWVAPSEAPEGLRVLLGEREGRAWFAVVTGPEEAKGDASWLPLRGLLPSLSDDNVTVAPLVLHALGLAEWHFATRFCPRCGGRLEATAAGHELVCTQCGKAQFPRTDPAVIMVVTSGEPGAEDERCLLGRQAVWPPGRYSTLAGFCEPGETLEDAVRREVAEETGVAVGEVSYFSSQPWPLPASLMVGFVARATSTEITVDEVEIEDARWFTRAEMREQAESGQLVLPGGVSISRSLIEHWYGGTLPGQW
- a CDS encoding ATP-dependent DNA helicase, encoding MTSTMPGRAEVRDITTPEQLRALMGVDWTFSDQQFAAVTAPLEPAVVIAGAGSGKTTVMAARVVWLVATGRVAPGEILGLTFTTKATAELQTRIRESLRQAGLLPERGTRAPGPDGEEEEVEEPTVATYHSYASALLTEHGLRIGHEPDTRLIADASRFQLAARAVQRYAAPVEQLTDSPRHVVQYLLALDGEMSEHLVGPAEVRAHDERLRPLLVEGMATEHRKTYRAMNEKAITAIDKRAELLGLVEAYRSLKRHHGLMDFSDQIALAARLAEECPEVGRSERAKYRVVLLDEYQDTSVAQALMLRRLFSGPEAEAGRGHPVMAVGDPNQAIYGWRGASVSNILEFTREFPTAVGVPGTTYPLTVNRRSDARILATANHLAEELYASRPDLLPLEAKPGADPGEVRAVVHETWDDELAWLGDRVLETHAALSATKDGPCWKEIGVLTRDNAHAAAVFDALSAREVPVEIVGLKGLLRLPEVSEVVATLTLVQDVTANAALLTLLAGPRWAIGPRDLALLGRRARELAGDTSGATAFDDVRAQLAAAVEGADPTEIPSLCDALEDPGDLEYSTEARERFTLLAAELRRLRAAVGEPILDLVRRIVEITGIDVELASSVSPAAAARRDNLDLFVQAVAEFQAVDGQVTLAALLAWLEAEDEFGQGLDVATPSEADSVKLLTVHRAKGLEWDAVFLVGVTERKFPTNRTRSSWLTVPFVMPTALRGDARDLPQLAGHAPEDLKALGEAVKAHEALEELRLGYVAWTRARHSLWVSAWRWAPHLKSGLGPSAYLCATREAMATWGAEPDRWADCAVKGEESPYADRSPDLPWPISHRTAEVERRIEAARRVREADPVTDAELAGGIEDGIEDVLELERVQQWDDEIARLLEEARRDRSPHVEVELPSSLSATSLARLRDDPDALARDLARPMPRQPSSAARFGTRFHAWVEARFGQQLLIDPDELPGRADVDIDDDADLQELIARFEEGPFADRVPVAVEPAFALVVDGQVVRGRIDAVYREDTEAGEGYLVVDWKTGRSGEADALQLAIYRQAWAELHDLPLERVRAAFYFVRSGRIVEPAHLPDRQELAALLRV
- a CDS encoding WhiB family transcriptional regulator produces the protein MTISVLDRSPAAESTLGSLHDRAAQVDDELLPCRANNPELWFAESPSDVEHAKALCQECPVQALCLDGALDRREPWGVWGGQLFLQGVVIPRKRPRGRPRKTDAA
- a CDS encoding NAD(P)-binding domain-containing protein, whose translation is MRTYDAVVVGAGQAGLSASYHLRRLGLDHVVLDADAAPGGAWQHRWDSLTMHDVHGVAALPDSVPPVDGSGRANVVVPAYFAAYERAHDLPVVRPVAVDRVEDGPGGLLVVRAGDRSWTTRTLVNATGTWRQPFVPHYPGVETFAGEQWHTVGFPGAEHFRGTRVVVVGGGASAVQHLGELAPVTETLWVTRREPVWRTDDFTSDRGREAVALVEERVRRGLPPTSVVSVTGLALRPQEHEAARLGAYRRHPMFRAVEPGGVRMPDGSFEPAGAILWATGFRPAVAHLAPLRLRSEHGGITLDGTSAVADPRVQLVGYGPSASTIGANRAGRAAARAVQRHLAGTSTDTAQTRSSAASS
- a CDS encoding mycoredoxin, which codes for MSGQFTMYTTPWCGYCHRLKSQLDREGITYDIVDIEQSPDAVQIVESANDGNQTVPTLVYADGTAQTNPSLAQVKEKLAALA